The following are encoded together in the Drosophila biarmipes strain raj3 chromosome 3L, RU_DBia_V1.1, whole genome shotgun sequence genome:
- the LOC108030875 gene encoding solute carrier family 22 member 3 gives MAASEAPPADASVEIHLPPPAKDPEDVTLDAILKHLGQFGRFQLIIFALICLPMMFHAMFSVTYVFTAATVTHRCSIAECDLPESSYYASHTEWSIPKKSKDLDACNRYTNSELPNWNQSVGGDICTPDHFTTISEACPENEFVFRDNEVTISNSFGIFCDDEWKLSMVGTINNLGQFFGIPIGGYVADRYGRSFSIALGGIMGAVLGVIRSFSPSYAWFLVFEFLDNMTSSTLYSTCFVIGIELVGPKRRVLACSVITVFYAVGEVFLAMSAKAFPDWRILLRITYMPSLILLAYFWILPESVRWLLSQGKGERAKNILRRAASVNKRELPESMLDKLVLANRDKLQQSSESRFPIREAFKNFKWRIANCSLCWIVHVLVYYGLSLNVVLLDGDKYNNFAYIALVEIPGFFMPLLIMDRFGRRYSLCGLMLASGVCCIGTIFAGADQPVLQLVLFLIGKLTITASFQVLYFFASEIYPTNLRNSLLSFCSMMGRFGSMLAPQTPLLAKYYASAPAMLFAGAAIASGLLTLFFPETTNVVLPTTVQEADAIGVKKKPSQGKDLDLVVAASQMQ, from the exons ATGGCAGCCAGCGAAGCGCCACCCGCAGATGCGTCGGTGGAGATCCATTTGCCGCCACCGGCCAAGGACCCGGAGGACGTCACCCTGGACGCCATTCTGAAGCATCTGGGGCAGTTCGGGCGCTTCCAGTTGATCATATTTGCGCTGATCTGCCTGCCGATGATGTTCCACGCCATGTTCTCGGTCACTTATGTGTTTACCGCTGCCACCGTGACGCACAG ATGCAGCATCGCAGAGTGCGATTTGCCAGAGAGCTCCTACTACGCGTCGCATACGGAGTGGAGTATCCCCAAGAAAAGCAAGGATCTGGATGCCTGCAATCGGTACACCAACTCCGAACTGCCCAATTGGAACCAATCGGTGGGAGGGGACATCTGCACCCCGGACCATTTCACGACGATTTCGGAAGCCTGCCCCGAAAATGAATTCGTCTTTCGCGATAACGAAGTCACTATTTCGAATAGC TTCGGCATTTTTTGCGATGATGAGTGGAAGCTATCGATGGTCGGAACCATAAATAACCTGGGGCAGTTCTTCGGCATTCCCATCGGTGGCTATGTAGCAGATCG ATATGGACGCAGCTTCTCGATCGCCCTGGGAGGCATAATGGGCGCCGTGCTGGGCGTGATTCGCTCCTTTTCGCCTAGCTACGCGTGGTTCCTGgtgttcgagttcctggacaACATGACCAGCAGCACGCTATACTCCACATGCTTTGTCATTGGCATCGAACTGGTTGGCCCCAAGAGGCGAGTGCTGGCCTGCAGCGTGATAACTGTCTTCTACGCGGTGGGCGAGGTGTTTCTTGCAATGTCCGCCAAGGCTTTCCCTGACTGGCGCATCCTGCTGCGCATCACCTACATGCCCTCGCTGATCCTGCTGGCCTACTTCTGGATCCTTCCGGAGAGCGTGCGCTGGCTGCTTAGCCAGGGCAAGGGGGAGCGGGCCAAGAATATCCTGCGTCGAGCGGCCAGTGTCAACAAGCGCGAGCTGCCGGAGAGCATGCTTGACAAACTCGTCCTGGCTAATCGGGACAAGTTACAGCAGTCGTCGGAGAGCCGCTTTCCCATCCGCGAGGCCTTTAAGAACTTCAAGTGGCGCATCGCCAACTGTTCCCTCTGCTGGATTGTGCACGTGCTTGTCTATTACGGACTGAGCCTCAATGTGGTTCTGCTCGACGGAGACAAGTACAACAACTTCGCTTACATCGCCCTGGTGGAGATCCCAGGCTTTTTCATGCCCCTACTCATCATGGATCGCTTTGGCAGACGGTACTCCCTCTGCGGCCTGATGTTGGCAAGTGGAGTCTGCTGCATCGGAACGATCTTCGCTGGCGCGGATCAGCCTGTGCTGCAGTTGGTGCTGTTCCTCATTGGCAAGCTTACAATCACTGCCAGCTTTCAGGTGCTCTACTTCTTTGCCTCAGAGATTTACCCCACGAATCTGAGGAACAGCCTTCTCAGCTTCTGCTCGATGATGGGCAGGTTCGGTTCTATGTTGGCCCCACAAACGCCCCTCCTG GCCAAGTATTATGCCAGTGCTCCCGCCATGCTCTTCGCTGGTGCCGCCATCGCTAGCGGGTTGCTGACCCTGTTCTTCCCAGAGACCACCAACGTCGTCCTGCCCACCACAGTGCAGGAAGCGGATGCCATCGGCGTCAAGAAGAAGCCGTCTCAGGGCAAGGATCTCGATCTAGTCGTTGCGGCAAGTCAAATGCAGTAA